A window of the Helianthus annuus cultivar XRQ/B chromosome 4, HanXRQr2.0-SUNRISE, whole genome shotgun sequence genome harbors these coding sequences:
- the LOC110933262 gene encoding uncharacterized protein LOC110933262 yields MIGSLDCRQWRWYNCLTAWRGQYTHVDQKGPTLVEQTVASYDLWVWSAFFGLAGCMNDINTFVFSPLLEGYISCTIPKVRFHANGNDSEHGYYLGDGIYPEYSNIVKTFSETLDMKRQYFKKLQESSHKDIERCFGVLQQRWHFIRNPCSMWDKERIIMVMYACIIMYNMILEDEGKTAYQNYFPEDVVEGTQATMEERILNDQLFRSRELHNAIKADLVEHAWAIRPIRHDGDNQEDFKEEEGDFEVGAFENEGLDEGANEEEGENDDEDM; encoded by the coding sequence ATGATCGGTAGTTTGGATTGTCGTCAATGGCGTTGGTATAATTGTCTaaccgcatggcgaggtcaaTACACACACGTTGACCAGAAAGGGCCAACGTTGGTAGAACAAACGGTCGCCTCGtacgacctttgggtttggtcggccttCTTTGGTCTTGCCGGGTGTATGAACGACATTAATACTTTCGTGTTTTCACCATTGCTAGAGGGTTACATTTCCTGTACGATACCGAAAGTCAGGTTTCATGCAAACGGGAATGACTCCGAGCATGGATACTATTTGGGCGATGGTATATACCCGGAGTATTCAAATATAGTAAAAACGTTTTCTGAAACGCTCGATATGAAAAGACAATATTTTAAGAAACTACAAGAGTCTTCGCACAAGGATATCGAGAGGTGTTTTGGAGTCCTTCAACAACGATGGCATTTTATTAGAAATCCTTGTAGTATGTGGGATAAAGAAAGAATTATAATGGTGATGTATGCTTGTATCATAATGTATAATATGATTTTAGAAGACGAAGGAAAAACAGCCTACCAAAACTATTTTCCGGAAGATGTTGTTGAAGGAACGCAAGCAACGATGGAGGAGAGAATCTTAAACGACCAACTATTTCGTTCAAGGGAGTTACACAACGCAATAAAGGCGGATTTAGTCGAGCATGCTTGGGCGATTCGCCCTATTAGACACGACGGCGACAACCAAGAGgacttcaaagaagaagaaggagattTCGAAGTTGGAGCCTTTGAAAACGAAGGTTTGGATGAAGGAGCTAACGAAGAAGAAGGCGAAAATGACGATGAAGACATGTAG